The following proteins are encoded in a genomic region of Coffea eugenioides isolate CCC68of chromosome 6, Ceug_1.0, whole genome shotgun sequence:
- the LOC113775929 gene encoding triacylglycerol lipase SDP1: MDVSNEASVDAFSIGPSSIMGRTIAFRVLFCKSISQLRHQLIHMLLVYLYKAKVYLNTYLTPLISWLHPRNPQGILVLVTLIAFSLKRYTNLKMRAEMVYRRKFWRNMMRTALTYEEWAHAAKMLDKETTKMNEADLYDEELVRNKLQELRHRRQEGSLRDIVFCMRADLVRNLGNMCNPELHKGRLHVPRLIKDYIDEVSTQLRMVCDSDSEELLLEEKLAFMHETRHAFGRTALLLSGGASLGAFHIGVVKTLVEHKLMPRIIAGSSVGSIMCSVVATRSWPELQSFFEDSWHSLQFFDQMGGIFTVFKRVTTQGAVHDIRQLQMMLRHLTNNLTFQEAYDMTGRILGITVCSPRKHEPPRCLNYLTSPHVVIWSAVTASCAFPGLFEAQELMAKDRSGEIVPYHPPFHLGPEEGSGTSARRWRDGSLEVDLPMMQLKELFNVNHFIVSQANPHIAPLLRIKDLVRAYGGNFAAKLAHLVEMEVKHRCNQTLELGFPLGGLAKLFAQDWEGDVTVVMPATLAQYSKIIQNPSNVEIQKSANQGRRCTWEKLSAIKANCGIELALDESVGILNHMRRLKRSAERAAAASHGLASTVRFNASKRIPSWNCIARENSAGSLEEDLLADVASSFHHGGSGSAGPTGRNWRACRNTHDGSDSESESADLNSWTRSGGPLMRTTSADKFIDFLQNLDIDSRLNRGMVVQPGSAVTQMGGRDGLHQVSWTTTPDRNLETEFDQREFGSRVPTTGSSIMVAEGDLLQPERIRNGIMFNIVKKEDLTPTTRSRESSISSPRDSPHDPLPECVQLECLETGLDSSSVSESDDDPGEVENNLNEHDADCVPDNHPNVDQGNS; the protein is encoded by the exons ATGGATGTAAGCAATGAGGCAAGTGTTGATGCTTTCTCCATTGGACCTTCAAGTATTATGGGAAGGACCATTGCTTTTAGAGTCTTATTTTGTAAGTCAATCTCACAATTGAGGCATCAACTGATTCATATGTTGTTAGTATATTTGTACAAAGCTAAGGTGTATTTGAATACCTACTTGACCCCTTTGATCTCGTGGCTTCATCCGCGGAACCCACAAGGGATATTAGTATTGGTGACATTAATAGCTTTCTCATTGAAAAGATACACTAACTTGAAAATGAGGGCTGAGATGGTTTATAGGAGGAAGTTTTGGAGGAATATGATGAGAACTGCCTTGACCTATGAGGAATGGGCTCATGCTGCTAAGATGCTGGATAAAGAAACCACTAAAATGAATGAAGCTGATCTGTATGATGAAGAACTTGTAAGGAATAAACTTCAAGAGCTTCGGCATCGTCGCCAAGAGGGGTCTCTCAGGGACATTGTATTTTGTATGAGAGCTGACCTTGTTCGGAATCTTGGCAATATGTGCAATCCAGAACTTCACAAGGGTAGGCTTCATGTTCCTAGACTTATAAAGGACTATATAGATGAAGTCTCAACTCAGTTGAGGATGGTTTGTGACTCTGATTCAGAGGAGCTTTTATTGGAGGAGAAGCTTGCTTTTATGCATGAGACGAGGCATGCCTTTGGTAGGACAGCTTTGCTTTTAAGTGGGGGTGCTTCTCTTGGAGCATTCCACATAGGTGTGGTCAAAACATTGGTTGAACACAAGCTTATGCCACGGATAATTGCAGGGTCCAGCGTTGGGTCCATTATGTGTTCTGTTGTTGCAACTAGGTCTTGGCCTGAGCTCCAGAGTTTCTTTGAGGATTCCTGGCACTCTTTGCAATTCTTTGATCAAATGGGAGGAATATTTACAGTTTTTAAGAGAGTAACGACCCAAGGTGCTGTTCATGACATCAGACAATTGCAAATGATGTTAAGGCATCTTACGAACAATCTAACTTTCCAGGAGGCCTATGATATGACTGGCAGGATTCTAGGGATTACAGTTTGCTCCCCAAGGAAGCATGAACCTCCTAGATGCCTCAACTACTTGACTTCACCTCATGTTGTTATATGGAGTGCAGTCACAGCTTCTTGTGCTTTTCCTGGCCTTTTTGAAGCTCAAGAGCTGATGGCGAAAGATAGAAGTGGAGAGATCGTTCCTTATCATCCACCATTTCATTTAGGACCTGAGGAGGGCTCTGGTACATCTGCACGTCGATGGAGGGATGGTAGTTTGGAGGTGGATTTACCCATGATGCAGTTGAAAGAGCTTTTCAATGTTAACCATTTTATTGTCAGTCAAGCAAATCCTCATATTGCACCTTTACTGAGAATTAAGGACTTAGTAAGAGCCTATGGAGGCAATTTTGCTGCAAAG CTTGCTCATCTGGTGGAGATGGAGGTGAAACACAGATGCAATCAAACACTGGAACTTGGTTTCCCACTGGGGGGATTGGCCAAGCTGTTTGCTCAGGATTGGGAGGGCGATGTGACTGTCGTTATGCCAGCAACTCTAGCTCAG TAttcaaaaatcattcaaaatccctctaatgtggagattcagaagTCAGCCAACCAGGGAAGGAGGTGCACTTGGGAGAAGCTGTCAGCAATAAAAGCAAACTGTGGAATTGAGCTAGCTCTTGATGAGAGTGTTGGTATACTTAACCACATGCGAAGGCTCAAAAGGAGTGCTGAAAGAGCTGCTGCTGCTTCGCATGGATTGGCCAGCACAGTCAGATTCAATGCTTCCAAAAGGATCCCTTCTTGGAACTGTATTGCACGAGAGAACTCAGCAGGATCCCTTGAGGAAGATCTACTTGCTGATGTTGCTTCCTCGTTTCATCATGGTGGCAGTGGATCGGCAGGACCTACTGGGAGAAATTGGCGAGCCTGCCGAAACACACACGATGGAAGTGATAGTGAGTCTGAAAGTGCTGATCTCAATTCTTGGACAAGATCTGGTGGCCCCTTGATGAGGACGACCTCAGCTGACAAGTTTATAGACTTTCTCCAGAATTTGGACATTGATAGCAGGTTGAACAGAGGAATGGTGGTTCAACCTGGCAGCGCAGTGACCCAGATGGGTGGCAGAGATGGACTACATCAAGTCTCATGGACAACGACTCCAGATAGAAATTTGGAGACAGAATTTGATCAAAGAGAGTTTGGTTCCAGAGTTCCAACCACTGGTTCTAGCATTATGGTAGCTGAGGGTGACCTGTTGCAGCCTGAAAGAATACGCAATGGAATTATGTTCAATATTGTGAAGAAAGAAGATCTAACACCAACAACCAGGAGTCGTGAATCAAGTATTAGTTCTCCACGTGATTCACCGCATGATCCACTACCTGAATGTGTGCAACTTGAATGTCTAGAAACAGGACTGGATTCTAGCTCAGTATCTGAATCCGATGATGATCCTGGTGAAGTGGAAAATAATCTAAACGAACACGATGCTGATTGTGTCCCTGATAATCATCCTAATGTAGATCAAGGTAACAGCTAG
- the LOC113773349 gene encoding probable calcium-binding protein CML36, with protein MKLAKIVPRKLLNKYKRSQSRSVSRSDDLLNSFSSSGTSSSSDSSSSTSSLSNSKSVKKKLRTSKGSPPTPTSVLPPTLSSEITADEWSEISGGVYEDVKEAFKMIDKDGDGKITREELEALLSRVGAEPPSAEELNMLLSAVDRDGNGCISLEEFEAIGSAFGPPSCDSEMRDAFDFFDTDHDGRITAEELYNVFRVIGDGQCTLDECQRMISGVDKNGVGFVCFEDFSRMMMQLHR; from the coding sequence ATGAAACTGGCCAAGATCGTCCCGCGAAAGCTGCTGAACAAGTACAAAAGATCCCAGTCTCGATCCGTTTCGAGATCCGATGACCTGCTGAACTCCTTCAGTTCATCCGGCACCTCGTCGTCTTCCGATTCCTCCTCCTCCACTTCCTCTTTATCCAACTCGAAATCCGTCAAGAAAAAGCTCAGGACCAGCAAAGGCTCCCCCCCAACGCCGACGAGCGTACTCCCGCCGACGCTGTCGAGCGAAATCACCGCCGACGAGTGGTCGGAGATTTCGGGCGGCGTTTACGAAGACGTGAAGGAGGCGTTCAAGATGATTGACAAGGACGGGGACGGGAAAATCACTCGGGAGGAGCTCGAGGCCCTGTTGAGCCGGGTGGGAGCCGAGCCGCCCAGCGCGGAGGAGCTGAACATGTTGTTGAGTGCAGTCGATAGGGATGGAAATGGGTGTATTAGTTTGGAGGAGTTTGAAGCGATCGGCTCGGCTTTTGGGCCGCCGTCTTGCGACTCCGAGATGAGGGACGCCTTTGACTTCTTCGACACCGACCACGACGGGAGGATTACCGCCGAGGAGTTGTACAACGTTTTTAGAGTGATTGGGGACGGGCAGTGCACGTTAGATGAGTGCCAGCGCATGATAAGCGGAGTAGATAAAAATGGGGTTGGGTTCGTCTGCTTCGAGGACTTTTCCCGAATGATGATGCAGCTCCATAGATGA